The genomic DNA ATCTTGCTAAGAAACTTTTTAGCAGCTAGTAATCTAAAAGGCTCTGGGCTCAAATCCTAGCTCTACAAGTTATTCACTAGCTtgtaagttatttaacttttctgaaaatGTGAAGAATACCTACTTGCTATGCTTGTTGtgagaataaaatagataaattctaGAATGTACTAGTATTTGGCACACAGGTCCCTACTGATCTATGTGTAAGATGCAAGTTTATTTTGGGCTGATTAAATGAGAAGACCACACAGCATCCAACACGGTGACTGGCTCATGGAAGATATACAATAAAGAACTTAACccacttttttcctttggtttaacAATGGAGTAGGACTAAATGATAATCTAATCtaaggaagcaaagagaaatcaagatGAAAACTAACCTCTCCCCTTTCCACCCTGGGGGCATAAAACTGTGACTTAGTCCATCTGTTAACTCCTTAACTGTCTCTTTCCAGGATGTAAAAAGATTATACCACCAAGTACAACGATTATGGCAAAGCAGCTGAGCAGTATGTGGCAACAACTCTATAACGATTCTCCAACTTGCAAATCTCTGGTAAATCTCCAACTTGCCAAAAAGTGTTAACCTTCAGTCACAAtttgttagaattttaaaaaggcaattgtTTGAATCTATTGGAGGACAAATGAGGGAGAAAACAAGCTAACCAGTTCTAGTTTATGCAGTTAGAACATTGAACCATCTTTCACAGCCCCCTTCTTTTTCTCTAGActgctctctgtccctctgtaCTGAATTTaggtgccaggcaccatgctttCATTTGTCTAATTTCATCCTTAACAagcctatgaggtaggtattattccTGTGCATGGATCAGACAGCTCGCTCAAGtgcagaaaggttaagtaacacACTACCGCAAACTAGGAATTAAGAGGtagatctgggatttgaacccagagctATCTTACTCCAAGGCCAATGCTCTTAAGCACCATGTTATACAGCCTCCCTTGTATCACATACAAAAAATagagtggttttaattttcaagtaCAAAATTTTGTGACTGCTATGGAAACAATGTTATTGATTAGCAGGGTAAATAAAGTCCAAATTCTGGAACACATCTTTATTTGTTGAGTATTCTTGctttaaatttaattacattttctttttataaataattttcttccaagAAAGGCTATATAGAGTAAAGAAGAGGCAACAAAAGGCAAGTTTTAAAGGCACTCACACTTTCAGCATTTCAATAGTGATGGGAAGTGACCTGGTCCGACCCAGGGTACTGCTGTCCTCAGAAAAGTTGTCACTGTACTCAAAGAGCAAGGAATGAGCTCTGTGAGAGCCCTCCAAGGGAGGAGTCATGGGAAGTGGGCTGGTCAGGGCCTGCTGGATACGGATATGCAGTGGGAGTGGAGGCAGCCTACAGGGTATCTGGGGCTCCCCAAAGCTGTGGTCCAGCATCCTCTTgggtatttcctttttctgatctTCCGGCTGGGAAACCTCCTGGGGTAGGTCTAAGGAAGGTGGAAACTCATTTTCTGTCATAACTTGAAAAGTCTTAGCAGGGAATGGAGGGGACCGTCGGGGTTCAGGAGGTATATGAGTGGGCAGtggaggggatggagaggagggtgggATCATCAACAGTGGTTCAGAGCCCACAGAGCAtgtgttcttttctctctgatcACTTGGTGCTTTTGTGGTGGCAGCAGCAACAGACTCCGAGGCGGGTACCAACGTTGATGGAATACCTCTCTTAGGTGGTAAGGGTGGGGATGGTTTTGATAACAATGTACCGCTGTTTATTGCTTGGGACAGTTCAGCTGGAAAAGAGAGAATAACACCTCAGTTTAAGATGGCTTCACAATTCTTTGAGGGGCCAGTCCCGGGCCTAGATTAGAACTGAGCTTACTCTCAGCTTTCAGGCAAATTAGATCATTTCATGGCTTTGCCACAACCTAGGTATCTCCTGccaaaacaaaattcattcattcattcattcattcaaaagattttatttatttattcattcatgagagacacatacacacagagagaggcagagatacaggcagaaggagaagcaggatccatgcagagcccaacatgggactcgatcccgggtctccaggatcagaccctgggctgaaggtggtgctaaaccgctgagccacccggggttgccccaaaacaaaatttatatttaagtatctAGAAGGCctaataaatatatagacatgTAGGAAGACCACTACCTTAATACTCTGATGAGAAATTTCTTACTTCTTTGTTCTAATACATAGGACtttgatcatgccctgggccaaaggcaggcacttaactgctgagccacctagggatccctacaTAAGACTTTGACTCGATGTAGATAAAGTTATTATGATAAGATAAAAAATGTGGATAGTAAGTTCTTCTaacaaaactctttaaaaatgtaatcatgcaggtagtagtaaaaaaaaaaaaaaaaacaccaaaatactATCAGGCATTGTTACCATAACTTGATAAATAATGACATCTAGGTATCCCAACTCTGCATTATAAAATGATCAATAatgacatcttgatttttttatagcaaatgcaaaggccttTGAGGAAATCAAAGGCTATCCTTGCTATCCTTGACTTCAGATTCTCCTTATAGAGGAggttatctctttttattttattttaaatttaatttaatttattattttataaaagattttctttatttattcatgagagacacagagagagagagaggcagagatacaggcagagggagaagcaggctccaagcagggagcctgatgtgggactcgatctggggactccaggatcacgccctgagccaaaggcagatactcaaccactgagccacccgggcgtcctaTCTTTACCATTATATATAAGGAAAAACGGAGGCCACAGAAGTTAGGTGACCTGCCCAAGATTATACTTCATATAGGCAAAAGCTGGGTTAGGCCCAGGTCTCATTATTAGACTCCATCTTCTAGATCCCACggtctttgtgatttttttgagTGTCCATACCTCTTATCCTTTATACCCAAACCCCCATCACCATTTCTCACTACACTATGGGCTCCTTGATGACAGAGCAATCTGTTTCTATCAGCATATCCACAGAGGCTGGCATAGTGCTAGGCACATGGTAAATCCTCAATACATGTTTATTAGAGGAGAGGCCCCTATCTTTTATCAGAAAAGTATATATCCCAATGTGAGCTCCCCAAGCTCAAAATGACCTAAGTTTTGATACAGCAAAGTCCCTTTGGTGGACTCCAAATGGCCTTTAAGAAGTAGATCATCACATCACGCATGGGTTAAACTTGCAAAATAATTAGTCTCTTAATCACCAACCTCCAACCTACTACTCAAATGCTAATTTTGGTTACACTACTTGTTTTCAAATGGCTTCCATATGTCTTATCTAGAGAGTAAAACCTTAAGGTcccctgaaataaaaatttacttgCCCCTGAGTCCCATTCCACTGGTAGCATTCAAAGTAAAAAGCTAGCTAATTTGATAATGTTTTAATGGCATTCaccataaattttttttcattttaaactataaattatgaaaataatttaaattaacatAACATAACCATAATTTATTAActgtgaataaattaattttatattactttaataaTCATTTAGTTTTTTATGTTATAAATGCTCAAATGCACTCTAAGAAAATGTAATTccagggatgccggggtggctcagctgttgggcacctagttgggcacctgcctttggctcaggtcgtgatcctggaatccaggatcgagtcccacactgggcttcctgcgaggagcctgcttctccctctgcctgtgtctctgcctctctctcacagtctgtgtctctcatgaacaaataaataaatctttttaaaaatgtaattctagtataattaacaAAGTATTATACAACTTaggtaaaatttttttattttattattatttttattaaaaaaattttttttaagattttatttatttattcctgagagacacacagagagaaagagagagagagagagagagagaggcagaaacacaggcagagggagtagcaggctccattccatgcctgacgtgggactcaatcccaggtctccaggatcacaccctgagctgaaggcggtgctaaaccgctgagccaccagggctgcccaacttaggtaaaattttaaaagactttctaaaaaacattgcatacacatacaaaaaaagatttaaaaaaatattaattttagccTCAATGAGATTTTTTGGGTACACTGGACATTAGCCGTTTGATACTCCATTTACAACAAAACCTATACCTAACCaaatttgagtattttattatttaaattgatAAGGTAAATTATCTTTGGTAAGTTAAGGAAAATATATGCCTCAAGATGTTAAAGAACTGTTGCATCTATCCTCACAATGGCATCTGGCTGTAGTTCTGTGGGCAAGATGCTGGAATGTTCACTGGAGGAGTTACAAATCCTTCCATCTGTTCAGCTTCTTATGGTGgtccttcctttctcctaaaaCTAATTAGTCCTTAGCCCTAACACTGTTATGCCCATTAGTAGACATAGGAATGTCTAAAGCAGTGGTTTCCAAATGTTTAGATCTCATGGACCAATAtaataacaactttttaaaaaagattttacttatttattcatgagagacacagaaagagaggcacagatacaggcagagggaagagaagcaggctccatgcaaggatcctgatgtgggattcgatccgggaatccgggatcacgccctgagcaaaaggcagatgctcaaccgctgagccacccaggcgtcccaatggaccaaaaaattaaaatgaaattctcaACCTCAGGTtgtcaatttttaatatttccaagTAGACTTGATATCAAGTAAACCATTTGTGAACATAATGctttcataaaagaaatgaatttttaacatCAAAGAATTAGGAAGGTCATAGTTTCAGAATAAAGGATAGTCCTTTAAATCAAATCTATTTAACCTTAATAAAAACTCTGTAAActgttctatttttctcctgCTGAGGACCATTCAAGACTGATCTTGATCCCTCAGTCACAAGATCTATTGCTTTGGGCTATTCATCTTAGGCCAAAGTGGCCTCTGTGGCTCAGCCCAGAGAATAATACacatatggttttttttttttttttttttttaatactgtcttATCCTGAAAAGGGTAGAGTATTACTggtttagagcagtggttctcaatgtgTGGTCCTCACATATGCAGtatcagtatcacctgggaacttattagaaatgcaaattctcaggcccacCCTACACTTACAGATTCAGAAACTCTCAGGGcagggcccagcaatctgtgtttcaACAAACCCTCCAGGCGATCATGATGAGAACCAGCCTAGACAGCAGTTTGAGAATACAGGTGTACAGGACAGAGGTCTGGGCTCAAGAGCTGAAAAGCCTAGGTTTGGTTTCTATCTCTCATTAAGTGCAACCCTGAGTGAGTCACAACTTCCTCACGTTATAATTGCCCTAACTATATAATAGATAAAATCGCTTTCCTACTTCACAAGGAGGTTCTAGAAGCAAGTATATGAAAGCTGCTTGAGTTACTCAGAGATAAGTCAACATATCACTGTCCATCCAGGGTGATGATAACAGTAATAACCTTGATTCTTTTGTTAATCAAGCCACTCCAACTTGTCATACTCATAATGAATTCTAAGCCTGTTTTTCAGGGTTCTTGTCGCCCCACACAAGTTGGGGGTATTAGCTGTTTGAGTATACTTTATTCTTCCCTTCCATCATGACCAAGAACTTCAAGCCACAGGAAGCCTAGTATCATTTTTCCTGAAAAActaccttccttcctcttctccctttctcaaaaATTCCTCTAAGAAGGTATACATGTATGTAAAGAAAAGCTGACCTAAATAGGACTTCAggtaaatataaacaattttactaaattgataaaaatatacTGGTTATCTTCCTGGTTTTCTATCTTCTAccacttattttattaaaagtagcATTCTTAGGGGCTCAATGGGTAGAGCGATTGACTTTTGactttggcttggatcatgatctcagggtcttggggtcgAGCCCCAAGTGGGGTTCTGCACCTAATGTGGAGTtggcttgtccctttccctctgctcctccccagttcatgcttgttctctcttttcctcaactaaacaaagaaacaaaattaaaaaaaaaaaaaaaaaaaaaaaaagagcatcattCTTAACTCTCCCAagataaaacatgattttatcaGGACACTGAATAATATCTTTTACAGTTTGCATGAAGGTATTGTGCCAGCCACTGAATCACAAATTATCCTGGCATCTATATAATCACCTTTTTATCTGTTGGCCTtatgctgaaggcaggcattgaTGGTCTaaagtaggttaaaaaaaacaacaacaacacatttTCTCCATGTAGGTCAGACCTATTGTGGTTTTCACATGTCCAGTCCCTCAACCATAAGCAGTATTTCAGAAACACTGTTTTAGGAAAATAGATATTAACCGCCCCCCCAACCAAACTGGAACTGAATTTATAACTATCTGATTCTAGTCCATTTTCATCCATAGCTATCTGCCTCATTTTCAAGACTTTCTCTATATCGAGGGCTTTCAAAGGGACAAGACATGGAGAAGTCTCTCACAGATCAAATCAATACTGTACCAATTATCCAATAAAACAATCATCCAAAACCAAACCCAATCCAACTCAAAGCAATGGAAACCTAAAGACTTACTTACCAATGACAGGATTGCTATTTCTGTGAGCTGGTTTAGGGGGAGGGATTGGGGGCTGCTTGGCAGGGACCGTAGGAGTGAGACTTGGGGTAGCAGTAGTGTTAGTGCTGGCAGGAGCAGCGGGTAGAGTcctgggtgctggggtggggggtataGAAGAACTAACAGTTTTTGCCAGGTTTGTGGCAACAGAGGTGGCAGCAGGTGCCATGGTGGAGGCGGCAGTGGAGGTGGAGGAGATGGACCTGGTGGTGCTGCCAGAGGAAGTGGCATCCTTTGCTTGCCCTTCATTTGCTTGCCCCTCATGAGAAGAGGACAAGGGTCTTTTAGGGGGAAGAAAAGGCTGTTTGGGTGCATTCTCAGGAACGGACTCTGCTTCAGAATTAGACTGGCTTCCAGTTGAGCCTGCATAATAAGGGAAGAAAGAGTAACACGAGACTGAAAAAGTTAACACATCTACAGGCTTGTGGTCAAATGCATCCATTATTTAACTTGCAGATTAGTTTATAAGCAAAGTTTCCCAACCTCAAACTACTTAAGGTATGACACTTTCTCAATCACAATCTCAAAATAAGAGAGGCCTGAATGGTAGTGATTCTTTCCACAGGAGCCAGGCAAGCAGAAGAGGCACAGAATCCTGAGAGGGGAGGACAAGGAACAAGGAATGTGTGGTTTGAAAAAGTCTACAAGTACCTGATGCTTAACATCCTCTTCCATCCTTTAGAATCACAAATTAGGGAATATTCTTTTGGGAATTTAAGAATGACACGGGAAAAATTCCACTTGCAGTTGCTACTAGTTGAGGAATCGCTAGAGGAGAACAGAATTCCCTCTGGATTTTATTTCTCCCCTGGCTCTAGtaaaactgagttttttttttttttttaaagattttatttatttattcataagagacagagacagagagagagagagagagaggcaggcagagacacaggcagagggagaagcaggctccatgcagggagcccgacatgggactcgatcccaggtctccaggatcaggccctaggctgaaggcggcactaaaccgctgagccagtgGGGCTGCCCAGTAAAACTGCGTTAAATGAGAATGACTGATCCATGGCTCTTACACTAAAAAATTCAGGGTTTCTTACCTAGTCGCTTCTTTGGGTCCTCTTCTGGAACAGGTTTCCTAAGACTTGCTATTCTTCCTAACTCCTCTTCTGCTTGGTCTGGACTAGAAGATCTGGTACTCCCTATGGGAGTAGTATGGCCATTTCTTAACATGGCATGGCTCAGCTTCCCTGGATCCTCAGCACCTGCACAATCAAAAAGGAGAGAGCGAAATGATGGACTGGTGTGGTCAGACAGGGGAAGAGTTGgtgatttttaacctttttttacccccttctcccctttcccatTTGAACTTACAACTCAGATCAAGATGATCTGGATCTTTATAGCAGTAACAGAAATAAGTAATTCCTTTTGCCAATGAACATCTGGttgcctattatgtgccaggtgtCTTGCTACGTGAATAagacaaatatacataaataatgaatGCTAACTATTCAGACCTATAACAAATGGAGTGCTGGggtaggaaagaagaaacaattcTCTTGGGGTGGGAATGAGGTTAGGAAAGCTTCACGAAGAGTGGTGGCTAAACTGGGTCTTgaggaaagacaggaagaaggagTAGCATGGATGAATGTATGAAATCATTTGGCATTTTCGGCAACTGGCATCAAGTTTGTCTGGCAGAACAGATGCACATAAGAAACATCTATGGATAGGACTGGAAAGGCCAGCCAGAGCAGGCTATGAAGGACACTGAATCCATGTAAAGGAGCCTGGGCCAAATCCTGTAGATAACAGGAAGCCAAAGAATTACAGTAGAAGAGAGATCTGATCTGATCTGTCTTTTTGAAGGTTAAATGTGAGAGCTAAGAGGAGGATGGATCAGGCAGGGACTGGAACAGGAAGCTTATAATGAGTGTTGGAATAAAGGTGAGACATGGCAGAGGGTGCCAGGCATTAGGAAAGCACAGCAACGGGTAGAATGGACAGACAAGACACATTCCTACAAACTAAACTGCAGGAATGATCCTTAGGCTGGAGGCTTTGGGAGGACCACTCGTTACTATAAAGACTGCAGGTAAGGTTCCTGCACAGAACAGTTAAGACAAACATTCCAGTTACTGCTGAGCTTCCCTAGATAGAGAGGGAACGGAGAAACATGAGGTTAGACTTACACTCCATCTCACCTTCTAGTGTCATGGGGACTGGAAATAGTTGCTCTCTAGATGATCTCCCTTCTTGGCTTCCCACAGAGACACTCCAGGTAGTATCATTTTGGTGACTCTTTAGTTAGTCCCTGAGTTCTCAGGGACCAGTCTCCCTCACCCCAACCTACCATCTCCTCATTAGATTAGACAGGATCATTCTCCACAGTGTCAATGAGAGGTGGAGCTGGAGGTGAAGTAGTAGAGAATCTGGCAAATGAGtactaaatgaaaatacatttctcaagataaagtattcttttttttttttaaagaatatttatttattcatagagacacagagagagagagaggcagagacacaggcagagggagaagcaggctccatgcagagagcctgacgtgggactcgatccagggtctccaggatcacgccctaggctgcaggcggcgctaaaccgctgcgccaccggggctgcccaagataaaGTATtctgatgatattttaaaacGAGGAAGGTAGCAAGATGACAACTATGCAAATGCAGTAAGTTACTGCTTATGTTAATATAGCCAGCCTTAACAAATATAGGACTGTCTAGAATATTAACTaaggaatcatttttttaaatatttcataaatattttttaaatatttcataaatattcattcataagaggcgcagagaaagagaggcagagacacaagcaggctccatgcagggactccgacgtgggactcaatccccagtctccaggatcatatcctgggct from Canis lupus dingo isolate Sandy chromosome 2, ASM325472v2, whole genome shotgun sequence includes the following:
- the PHACTR4 gene encoding phosphatase and actin regulator 4 isoform X5, which codes for MEDPFEEASHPTADPGMVMDSVEAGDTTPPTKRKSKFSGFGKIFKPWKWRKKKSSDKFKETSEVLERKISMRKPREELVKRGVLLEDSEQGAEDPGKLSHAMLRNGHTTPIGSTRSSSPDQAEEELGRIASLRKPVPEEDPKKRLGSTGSQSNSEAESVPENAPKQPFLPPKRPLSSSHEGQANEGQAKDATSSGSTTRSISSTSTAASTMAPAATSVATNLAKTVSSSIPPTPAPRTLPAAPASTNTTATPSLTPTVPAKQPPIPPPKPAHRNSNPVIAELSQAINSGTLLSKPSPPLPPKRGIPSTLVPASESVAAATTKAPSDQREKNTCSVGSEPLLMIPPSSPSPPLPTHIPPEPRRSPPFPAKTFQVMTENEFPPSLDLPQEVSQPEDQKKEIPKRMLDHSFGEPQIPCRLPPLPLHIRIQQALTSPLPMTPPLEGSHRAHSLLFEYSDNFSEDSSTLGRTRSLPITIEMLKVPDDEEEEQTHPSALIEDVASTSAVPKLPQCLQEEEEEKESDSDSEGPIQYRDEEDEDESHHSALANKVKRKDTLAMKLNHRPSEPELNMNSWPRKSKEEWNEIRHQIGNTLIRRLSQRPTPEELEQRNILQPKNEADRQAEKREIKRRLTRKLSQRPTVAELLARKILRFNEYVEVTDAQDYDRRADKPWTKLTPADKAAIRKELNEFKSSEMEVHEESKHFTRYHRP
- the PHACTR4 gene encoding phosphatase and actin regulator 4 isoform X4, producing MEDPFDFSREPWDKEASHPTADPGMVMDSVEAGDTTPPTKRKSKFSGFGKIFKPWKWRKKKSSDKFKETSEVLERKISMRKPREELVKRGVLLEDSEQGAEDPGKLSHAMLRNGHTTPIGSTRSSSPDQAEEELGRIASLRKPVPEEDPKKRLGSTGSQSNSEAESVPENAPKQPFLPPKRPLSSSHEGQANEGQAKDATSSGSTTRSISSTSTAASTMAPAATSVATNLAKTVSSSIPPTPAPRTLPAAPASTNTTATPSLTPTVPAKQPPIPPPKPAHRNSNPVIAELSQAINSGTLLSKPSPPLPPKRGIPSTLVPASESVAAATTKAPSDQREKNTCSVGSEPLLMIPPSSPSPPLPTHIPPEPRRSPPFPAKTFQVMTENEFPPSLDLPQEVSQPEDQKKEIPKRMLDHSFGEPQIPCRLPPLPLHIRIQQALTSPLPMTPPLEGSHRAHSLLFEYSDNFSEDSSTLGRTRSLPITIEMLKVPDDEEEEQTHPSALIEDVASTSAVPKLPQCLQEEEEEKESDSDSEGPIQYRDEEDEDESHHSALANKVKRKDTLAMKLNHRPSEPELNMNSWPRKSKEEWNEIRHQIGNTLIRRLSQRPTPEELEQRNILQPKNEADRQAEKREIKRRLTRKLSQRPTVAELLARKILRFNEYVEVTDAQDYDRRADKPWTKLTPADKAAIRKELNEFKSSEMEVHEESKHFTRYHRP
- the PHACTR4 gene encoding phosphatase and actin regulator 4 isoform X1 translates to MVMDSVEAGDTTPPTKRKSKFSGFGKIFKPWKWRKKKSSDKFKETSEVLERKISMRKPREELVKRGVLLEDSEQGAEDPGKLSHAMLRNGHTTPIGSTRSSSPDQAEEELGRIASLRKPVPEEDPKKRLGSTGSQSNSEAESVPENAPKQPFLPPKRPLSSSHEGQANEGQAKDATSSGSTTRSISSTSTAASTMAPAATSVATNLAKTVSSSIPPTPAPRTLPAAPASTNTTATPSLTPTVPAKQPPIPPPKPAHRNSNPVIAELSQAINSGTLLSKPSPPLPPKRGIPSTLVPASESVAAATTKAPSDQREKNTCSVGSEPLLMIPPSSPSPPLPTHIPPEPRRSPPFPAKTFQVMTENEFPPSLDLPQEVSQPEDQKKEIPKRMLDHSFGEPQIPCRLPPLPLHIRIQQALTSPLPMTPPLEGSHRAHSLLFEYSDNFSEDSSTLGRTRSLPITIEMLKVPDDEEEEQTHPSALIEDVASTSAVPKLPQCLQEEEEEKESDSDSEGPIQYRDEEDEDESHHSALANKVKRKDTLAMKLNHRPSEPELNMNSWPRKSKEEWNEIRHQIGNTLIRRLSQRPTPEELEQRNILQPKNEADRQAEKREIKRRLTRKLSQRPTVAELLARKILRFNEYVEVTDAQDYDRRADKPWTKLTPADKAAIRKELNEFKSSEMEVHEESKHFTRYHRP
- the PHACTR4 gene encoding phosphatase and actin regulator 4 isoform X3 — protein: MGQADVSRPVNPDAVEEASHPTADPGMVMDSVEAGDTTPPTKRKSKFSGFGKIFKPWKWRKKKSSDKFKETSEVLERKISMRKPREELVKRGVLLEDSEQGAEDPGKLSHAMLRNGHTTPIGSTRSSSPDQAEEELGRIASLRKPVPEEDPKKRLGSTGSQSNSEAESVPENAPKQPFLPPKRPLSSSHEGQANEGQAKDATSSGSTTRSISSTSTAASTMAPAATSVATNLAKTVSSSIPPTPAPRTLPAAPASTNTTATPSLTPTVPAKQPPIPPPKPAHRNSNPVIAELSQAINSGTLLSKPSPPLPPKRGIPSTLVPASESVAAATTKAPSDQREKNTCSVGSEPLLMIPPSSPSPPLPTHIPPEPRRSPPFPAKTFQVMTENEFPPSLDLPQEVSQPEDQKKEIPKRMLDHSFGEPQIPCRLPPLPLHIRIQQALTSPLPMTPPLEGSHRAHSLLFEYSDNFSEDSSTLGRTRSLPITIEMLKVPDDEEEEQTHPSALIEDVASTSAVPKLPQCLQEEEEEKESDSDSEGPIQYRDEEDEDESHHSALANKVKRKDTLAMKLNHRPSEPELNMNSWPRKSKEEWNEIRHQIGNTLIRRLSQRPTPEELEQRNILQPKNEADRQAEKREIKRRLTRKLSQRPTVAELLARKILRFNEYVEVTDAQDYDRRADKPWTKLTPADKAAIRKELNEFKSSEMEVHEESKHFTRYHRP
- the PHACTR4 gene encoding phosphatase and actin regulator 4 isoform X2 — translated: MGQADVSRPVNPDAVDFSREPWDKEASHPTADPGMVMDSVEAGDTTPPTKRKSKFSGFGKIFKPWKWRKKKSSDKFKETSEVLERKISMRKPREELVKRGVLLEDSEQGAEDPGKLSHAMLRNGHTTPIGSTRSSSPDQAEEELGRIASLRKPVPEEDPKKRLGSTGSQSNSEAESVPENAPKQPFLPPKRPLSSSHEGQANEGQAKDATSSGSTTRSISSTSTAASTMAPAATSVATNLAKTVSSSIPPTPAPRTLPAAPASTNTTATPSLTPTVPAKQPPIPPPKPAHRNSNPVIAELSQAINSGTLLSKPSPPLPPKRGIPSTLVPASESVAAATTKAPSDQREKNTCSVGSEPLLMIPPSSPSPPLPTHIPPEPRRSPPFPAKTFQVMTENEFPPSLDLPQEVSQPEDQKKEIPKRMLDHSFGEPQIPCRLPPLPLHIRIQQALTSPLPMTPPLEGSHRAHSLLFEYSDNFSEDSSTLGRTRSLPITIEMLKVPDDEEEEQTHPSALIEDVASTSAVPKLPQCLQEEEEEKESDSDSEGPIQYRDEEDEDESHHSALANKVKRKDTLAMKLNHRPSEPELNMNSWPRKSKEEWNEIRHQIGNTLIRRLSQRPTPEELEQRNILQPKNEADRQAEKREIKRRLTRKLSQRPTVAELLARKILRFNEYVEVTDAQDYDRRADKPWTKLTPADKAAIRKELNEFKSSEMEVHEESKHFTRYHRP